In bacterium, one DNA window encodes the following:
- a CDS encoding glycoside hydrolase family 3 protein translates to PGDYHSDVVQSINAGLDMVMVPADYRTFVRELIAAVNAKEIPMTRIDDAVRRILTVKFQLGLFEHPYTNRELTAEVGSAGHREVARACVRESLVLLANKEGVLPLSHNLKRIHVAGNGADNIGNQCGGWTISWQGADTVVTTGTTLLQALRAEAPGVTFTYSLDGSGAAGADLAVAVIGETPYAEGQGDRQDLHLDAGIVEPVRTMKKAGVKVVVILLSGRPLIIDSILPYADAVVAAWLPGSEGSGVADVLFGRFPFTGKLPHSWPAAMADIPLNFGDAVYQPLYPFGYGLTGLQEPEAGAAPVLLGAAVEEDGRSLLLNLNKAMARTGNAADWQVQVNRQIVKTAGVCRDSKDPTVIHVAVTQRIAKGDVVIVSYKGKNARSRDKGKLVPFVGQVVYNVLNDRP, encoded by the coding sequence CCCGGCGATTATCACAGCGATGTGGTCCAATCCATCAACGCCGGCCTCGATATGGTGATGGTGCCGGCCGACTATCGCACGTTCGTGCGCGAGCTGATCGCTGCGGTGAACGCTAAAGAGATCCCCATGACGCGCATCGACGACGCGGTGCGCCGCATCCTGACCGTAAAGTTTCAACTGGGTCTGTTCGAACATCCCTACACCAACCGTGAGCTCACCGCAGAGGTGGGCAGCGCCGGCCACCGTGAAGTGGCGCGCGCCTGCGTGCGCGAGTCGCTGGTGCTGCTGGCTAACAAAGAAGGCGTGCTGCCGCTGTCGCATAATCTGAAACGCATCCATGTGGCCGGCAACGGCGCGGACAACATCGGCAATCAGTGCGGCGGCTGGACCATCTCCTGGCAGGGCGCTGACACGGTTGTCACCACCGGAACCACTCTGCTGCAGGCGTTGCGGGCCGAAGCGCCCGGCGTGACCTTCACCTATTCACTCGATGGCTCCGGCGCTGCCGGCGCAGACCTGGCGGTGGCGGTGATCGGCGAAACGCCCTATGCCGAGGGTCAAGGCGACAGACAGGATCTGCATCTCGACGCCGGCATCGTTGAACCGGTGCGAACCATGAAGAAAGCAGGCGTGAAAGTGGTGGTGATTTTGCTCTCCGGCCGGCCTCTGATCATCGATTCAATTCTGCCCTATGCCGACGCCGTGGTGGCCGCCTGGCTGCCGGGAAGCGAAGGCAGCGGCGTCGCCGACGTGCTCTTTGGCCGTTTCCCTTTTACCGGCAAACTGCCCCATTCCTGGCCCGCAGCCATGGCCGATATTCCACTCAATTTCGGCGATGCGGTATACCAACCGCTGTATCCTTTTGGGTACGGCCTCACCGGCTTGCAGGAGCCGGAGGCGGGCGCTGCGCCGGTCCTTCTAGGGGCTGCGGTTGAAGAGGACGGCCGCTCCCTGCTGCTCAATCTGAACAAGGCCATGGCTCGAACCGGCAACGCCGCTGACTGGCAGGTGCAGGTTAACCGGCAGATCGTGAAAACAGCCGGCGTTTGCCGGGACAGCAAAGATCCTACCGTGATTCATGTAGCAGTGACACAGAGAATTGCAAAAGGCGATGTAGTGATCGTGTCGTACAAAGGCAAGAACGCCCGAAGCCGCGACAAAGGAAAGCTAGTCCCCTTTGTCGGCCAGGTGGTGTATAACGTATTGAACGATCGTCCTTGA